ATCCATAGCAACTCCTCCATTCCGCCCACTTGGGTATAGTAGTATCTTAACTAATATTAGTTTAACATTTTCCAATAAAAAACGATAGGCCGAAGAACTGATTTGTGTGGAAAGTTAATTTGAAAAATCTTATGCATGTTGACTATTATCACTTCAAGCATATAATTGTTTGTTATAATTCTTAAATAAAATAGATGGAGGAGAAAAAATGAAGCTATCAAAAAGAATACTTTCCATACTTCCTTCTGCCACAATGGGTGTCGCTGCGAAAGCAAGTGCACTCAAAAGTGAAGGCAAACCGGTAATTTCATTCAGTTTGGGAGAACCCGATTTCGACTCCCCAAAAAGCGCTTTAAATGCTGCCATAGACGCTATAAACAGAGGTGAAACACACTACACTCTAAGTTCAGGAATAACAGAACTTCGCAAGGAAATTTGCAATTACTATAAAAAACGCTTTAACCTAGACTATGAAGTCTCTGAAGTCATTGTTTCATCGGGAGCAAAACCCATTCTTTACGAAGCCATACAGACACTTGTAGATCCGGATGACGAAGTATTGCTCTTTGCCCCCTCCTGGGTAAGCTACGTTGAGCAGCTTCATTTGACAGGTGGAAAAGAAGTTTTGGTAGACACCATTACAACCGATCTGATCCCGACTAAAGAAGCCCTACAAAACGCTCTTTCTCCAAAAACAGTAGGTATAATTTTAAACTCTCCTTCAAATCCATCCGGAGCAGTTTATGACGAAAAAACCATGAAAATGATTGCTGACTTTGTCAGAGAAAATGACCTTTGGATTATTTTTGACGAAATATATGAACGTCTTACATATGAACCTGCAAAACATGTGAATATTTTAACCGTAGCTCCCGATCTTAGGGACAAAGTAATAATCATCAACGGAACCAGCAAAGCTTATGCCATGACAGGCTGGAGAATAGGTTATGCCTTAGGCCCCAAGGCGGTTATATCAAAAATGGGCACTTTACAGGACCACTTAACTTCCAATGCCTCATCAATCGCACAGTGGGCAGCTTACGGAGCAATCAAAGGCGGCGAAGAAGATATTAAAAACATGCTTGAGGCTTTCACGGAGAGAAGACAAGTAATACTTAGCCTCATTCGTTCAATGCCACATGTAAAAGTTAAAGATCCGGAGGGAGCGTTCTATGTTTTTGTAGACGTACGCGACTGCCCCATATCGGACGACCTTGAATTCTGCGATAAATTATTGGAAAAGGAATTTGTCGCTGTCGTACCGGGAACCGCATTCTACGCACCCGGATTCATTAGAATTTCCTATGCGACTTCAATGGAAAATATAAAAGAGGGAATGTCGCGACTTAAAGAGTTCTTAGAAGAACTTTAATAACCCTAAAAATAAAAAGCCCCGCATTCAACACGAATGTGGGGCTTTTGTTATATAGTGTTAATTTTTTAAATTGTTTTCTATTAGTCCAAGTTTTTTATTATTAAATCCGTATATTCGTCCGTGGTGAGCTTCCCGCCCAAATCGCAAGTCTTGCACTCTTTAATCTCCAAAGTTCTTTTTAGTGCTCTTTCAATTCTGTCAGCGCTTTCATTTTCTTTGATATGCCTTAACATCATGATCCCCGACAGAATAGCGGAAGTCGGATTAGCCATATTTTTACCCTTGATATCTGGTGCAGTACCGTGAACCGGTTCAAAAACGGCAATCTCTTTTCCTATATTTGCCCCCGGTGCAAAACCCAATCCTCCAATAAGACCAGCCGTCAAATCTGAAAGTATATCTCCGTAAAGATTCGGAGCAACTATAACGTCATATTCCTGAGGAGTTTGAACCAACTTCATACACATGGCATCAATTATTACATCTTCAAATTTTATGTCGCTATATTCTTTTGCTATCTTTCGACCACAATCTAGAAAAAGTCCGTCGCTTAACTTCATAATATTAGCTTTATGAACTAAAGTGACCTTCTCTCTATTCTGAATTCTCGCAAGCTCAAATGCGTGTCTGCATATTCTTTCACTAGCTTTTCTGGTTATTATTTTTATTGCTTCAGCAGCATCTTCACCCACCATATGTTCGACACCGGAATAAAGACCCTCTGTATTCTCTCGCACTATAACCAAATCTATATCATCATAAAGGGCTTTCACTCCTGAAAAAGACTTGATCGGGCGCACGTTTGCATACAGATCCAGCTCTTTTCTGAGAGCAACGTTTACACTCCTGAACCCCTTCCCGACATGTGTCGTAGTGGGACCCTTTAACGCTATTTTCTTCTCTTTGATCTTAGCTATTAATTCACCGGAGAGAGGTGACCCACAAGTTGCGATAGCTCCTTCTCCCATCTCTGATATGTCCCAGTTAACATTAACGCCTGCTGCCTCAATAATCTTTGCCGCGGATGATATTACCTCTTCCCCAATCCCATCCCCGTGAATCAGTACGATATCATGAGACATTTACTTCACTCCCTGTGCTGATTTATCTCTGTTTTGTTTTTTTATGAAATTTAGAAGTCCGCCCATTTTCAGCATATCTCTCTGTCTTTCGGTTATGTCAATGTTGAACTTGTATTCAACGTTTTTTGTGACATTCCTTACAATTATATGGTCATTATTTATCTGTTCGTCTATGTTAGCTATCTCCAAATCATCAAGGAGATCTATTTTTGTATAGTCTTCTTTATCGTCAAACAGGAGAGGAATAATTCCATTGTTAATCAAATTCTGTCTGTGAATTCTCGCAAAGGACTTTGCAAGAACGGCTCTAATTCCCAAATAAAGAGGCACAAGCGCAGCGTGCTCTCTGCTGGAGCCCTGTCCATAATTTTCTCCGGCAACCACGAAGCCTCCGCCATGCTCTTTGGCTCTCTTTGGAAAGTTCGCATCACAGGGAGTCAAACAGTAATCCGAAAGATAGGGAATGTTTGATCTGAAAGGCAGGAGTTTTGCTGTTGAGGGCATAATATGATCTGTTGTTATGTCATCTTCAACTTTTATCAGAACCTTGCCATTGATGTCATCTTCAAGCTCTTTCCCCAGTGGGAATTCCTTTATATTGGGACCTTTTATGACTTCCACTTCTTCCGTTGTACTTGCCGGTTCGATAACTAAATTATCATTTACCAAGAATTTATCAGGCATAGGAATGTTTAAATCAGGGACATGATTGCGTGGATCTACAACATATCCGGCCAATGCCGAAACAGCAGCAACTTCCGGACTGACAAGATAGACATTTGCAGATACAGTACCTGATCTTCCCTTAAAGTTCCTGTTAAATGTTCTGAGACTCACGGCATCAGTGTTTGGTGCCTGTCCCATCCCTATACAAGGGCCGCAACCTGATTCCAAAATCCTCGCTCCGGCATCTATGAGATCCGCAAGTGAACCATTCTCGGCCAACATGTTTAAAACCTGTTTAGAACCGGGAGATATTACCAGAGACACATGCTCTGCCACTGTTTTCCCTTTTAAAATTTTTGCTACTTTCATTAAATCAACATATGAAGAGTTAGTACAGCTGCCGATTGCCACCTGATTAATTTTTTTATTTTCTAATTCAGTAACGGGAACTACGCTGCCCGGACTGTGAGGACAGGCAGCCAACGGCACAAGTGCGTTTAAATCTATTACAATGCTTTCCGAATAATGAGCTCCCTCATCGGCTAAAATCTCTTTATAATCCTTTTCACGCCCCTGTAACTTTAAAAATTCATGAGTTCTTTCATCAGACGGGAAAATTGAAGTGGTCGCACCCAATTCCGCACCCATATTTGTAATAGTGGCTCTCTCGGGTACGGACAAAGTTTTTACTCCCTCTCCCCAATATTCGAAAATTCTGCCTAAGCCGCCTTTTACACCGCATCTTCTCAAAACTTCAAGAATTATATCTTTAGCTGATACTGCCGGATTCAATTCGCCCTTCAGCTCAACTCCGACAATTTTGGGCATATTAATATAATATTCTCCGCCTGCCATGGCAATGGCGACATCCAACCCACCGGCTCCTATTGCCAACATTCCTATACCTCCGGCAGTAGGAGTGTGGCTGTCCGAACCGAGCAACGTCTCCCCCGGAACGGCAAATCTCTCCAGATGAACTTGATGACATATGCCATTTCCCGGTTTAGAAAAATAAACTCCATGTTTTTTTGCCACTGTTTGAATAAATAGGTGATCATCAGCATTTTCCGGACCTGCTTGAAGCATGCCATGATCAATATATGCAAGAGACTTTTTTGTTTTTACTCTATCGACTCCCATAGCTTCCAACTGTAAATATGCCATAGTCCCGGTCGAATCTTGCGTCAAAGTCTGATCGATTCTTAACGCAATTTCACTTTTCTCTGTCATATCACCTGACACGATATGATTTTTTATTGCTTTCTCAGCTACTGTCAACTTCATACTTCTGCCCCCAACTTTTATCTAACTACATTTAGTTTTTTTGTGCTCACGAGCACTTGAAAGTAGAATATGTGGCAAATGTTTTTCAACCAGTGCTCTTAACTCCCTATTTTTTATACAGGTAGTCCTGCCACCTTCATATTCTT
The Synergistaceae bacterium DNA segment above includes these coding regions:
- a CDS encoding pyridoxal phosphate-dependent aminotransferase, with amino-acid sequence MKLSKRILSILPSATMGVAAKASALKSEGKPVISFSLGEPDFDSPKSALNAAIDAINRGETHYTLSSGITELRKEICNYYKKRFNLDYEVSEVIVSSGAKPILYEAIQTLVDPDDEVLLFAPSWVSYVEQLHLTGGKEVLVDTITTDLIPTKEALQNALSPKTVGIILNSPSNPSGAVYDEKTMKMIADFVRENDLWIIFDEIYERLTYEPAKHVNILTVAPDLRDKVIIINGTSKAYAMTGWRIGYALGPKAVISKMGTLQDHLTSNASSIAQWAAYGAIKGGEEDIKNMLEAFTERRQVILSLIRSMPHVKVKDPEGAFYVFVDVRDCPISDDLEFCDKLLEKEFVAVVPGTAFYAPGFIRISYATSMENIKEGMSRLKEFLEEL
- a CDS encoding isocitrate/isopropylmalate dehydrogenase family protein — its product is MSHDIVLIHGDGIGEEVISSAAKIIEAAGVNVNWDISEMGEGAIATCGSPLSGELIAKIKEKKIALKGPTTTHVGKGFRSVNVALRKELDLYANVRPIKSFSGVKALYDDIDLVIVRENTEGLYSGVEHMVGEDAAEAIKIITRKASERICRHAFELARIQNREKVTLVHKANIMKLSDGLFLDCGRKIAKEYSDIKFEDVIIDAMCMKLVQTPQEYDVIVAPNLYGDILSDLTAGLIGGLGFAPGANIGKEIAVFEPVHGTAPDIKGKNMANPTSAILSGIMMLRHIKENESADRIERALKRTLEIKECKTCDLGGKLTTDEYTDLIIKNLD
- a CDS encoding aconitate hydratase, producing MKLTVAEKAIKNHIVSGDMTEKSEIALRIDQTLTQDSTGTMAYLQLEAMGVDRVKTKKSLAYIDHGMLQAGPENADDHLFIQTVAKKHGVYFSKPGNGICHQVHLERFAVPGETLLGSDSHTPTAGGIGMLAIGAGGLDVAIAMAGGEYYINMPKIVGVELKGELNPAVSAKDIILEVLRRCGVKGGLGRIFEYWGEGVKTLSVPERATITNMGAELGATTSIFPSDERTHEFLKLQGREKDYKEILADEGAHYSESIVIDLNALVPLAACPHSPGSVVPVTELENKKINQVAIGSCTNSSYVDLMKVAKILKGKTVAEHVSLVISPGSKQVLNMLAENGSLADLIDAGARILESGCGPCIGMGQAPNTDAVSLRTFNRNFKGRSGTVSANVYLVSPEVAAVSALAGYVVDPRNHVPDLNIPMPDKFLVNDNLVIEPASTTEEVEVIKGPNIKEFPLGKELEDDINGKVLIKVEDDITTDHIMPSTAKLLPFRSNIPYLSDYCLTPCDANFPKRAKEHGGGFVVAGENYGQGSSREHAALVPLYLGIRAVLAKSFARIHRQNLINNGIIPLLFDDKEDYTKIDLLDDLEIANIDEQINNDHIIVRNVTKNVEYKFNIDITERQRDMLKMGGLLNFIKKQNRDKSAQGVK